Below is a window of Nicotiana tabacum cultivar K326 chromosome 19, ASM71507v2, whole genome shotgun sequence DNA.
ctatataaaggggatctaaTAATTCATGaagcacattgtaacacgcactcAAAAAcagtatattattattttctctctaGCTCTTACTCTTTTTCATTTATGCCGGTCGTGGTGAGCCGGGCTCGAGAGCGAATATTTCACTAAGGCTGAAACTATCCAACCCGTGTGGTTTGAATTTGTTTTATCTTTGTTTGTTCAATAGtaacttaatttatcgctttgtatcaagttaatccgcgtatccttgaaatcacttacaaatttaattgttatccgattttgagggcaAACTATATATACGCAAAATACATGCAACTATTTACCCTCTTAAGACTGACTGAGTCACATTTCATCAGCAATAAAAGGGTTTTAATCTGACGTACAGTTAGGCCAACCAACTTCTTGGATTGAAAAAAAAGAGGGGGAAAAAGTACATTGAATTAAAATCTGaaggaagaaataaaaataaattaattgagGAGAAAAGAAGAGTAATATGGCAATTCATTTATATATTTCTATATATAACATCTCATTCTCCCACTTCCATGTATTAGAAGAGAAAAAACACTTGTATATAgacacatacaaaatatatacatatagagagaagaaaagaatTGTAGTGCTGCATTTCTGGAGAGAGGCGAAATGGGTCTTACCGGAGTAACATTCTTGGTCACTCTGATGTTGCTGACCGCCGTCACTATTCCGGCAAATGGTTGCTCGCCGGCAGACCAAGCAGCATTAATGAACTTCAAAGCAGCACTTAACGAGCCATATTTGGGCATTTTCAACACATGGACGGGCACCAACTGTTGCCAGGGTTGGAACGGTGTTAGCTGTGACCCGAATACTCAACGGGTCGCCGACATTGTTCTTCGGGGCGAATCCGAAGACCCGATTTACGAGAAAGCCGGCCGGTCTGGTTACATGACCGGTTCACTCTCCCCCTCCCTCTGCAAACTCGATGGCCTTACTACCCTCATCGTCGCCGACTGGAAAGGCATCTCCAGCGAAATTCCGGCTTGTCTCACGTCGTTAAGAAATCTCCGTATAGTTGATCTCATCGGAAACAAAATCACCGGCCAAATTCCGGCGAACATCGGTCAGCTAAGTAAACTCGCCGTCCTTAACCTCGCCGATAATCAAATCTCCGGCTCAATCCCCGGCTCAATTGTCAATCTCGGCAAATTAATGCACCTTGAGCTTAGCAACAATCAAATCTCCGGCGAAATTCCGTCCGATATCGGGAAACTCAGCATGATGAGTAGAGCACTACTCAACAAGAACAAACTCACCGGTTCAATCCCGAACTCAATCTCCAAACTCTACCGGTTAGCCGATCTCGATTTATCAATGAACCAAATTACCGGTTCAATCCCAGCCCAGCTCGGTTCAATGCCTGTTCTCTCAACCCTAAACCTAGACTCCAACCAACTCTCCGGTTCAATTCCCAAAAATCTACTCAGTAGCCCCGGTTTAAACATTCTTAACTTAAGTAGAAACTCATTAGAAGGATTATTACCCGATGTTTTTGGTTCAAAAACATATTTTACGCATCTCGATTTATCGTACAACAATCTTAGGGGTTCAATTCCTAAATCCTTGGCTTCAGCTAAGTACATTGGTCATTTGGATTTGAGCTACAATCACCTTTGCGGCCCGATTCCAAACGGGTCTCCATTCGATCATCTAGAAGCTTCATCTTTCTCTAACAACGATTGTTTGTGTGGATCGCCATTACGTACTTGTTAATTTCTTTGTTGAGGGTTTAATTATGGTTTGTAATTAATCGTATTATCGGTTGATTACACATAATTGTATTATGCTGTAATGGTAAAATCTTTCTTCGTAGTGTGCTTAGCTTAATTACTGAAAGTGTAAACCCATAAATTATTGCTAAGCAACGGTTATGAGGTCGCATCATGCATGCACGTGAAGATGTGTAAAAGTTTCCAGGTAAAATATCTAAGAAAATTGTATGCTTTTATTATTTGTAAATCTCCCGAACTTTTCTTTCCTCAATAATTTGCTATCGATTTGTACCCTTCATGATTCTTTTAACCTGTTTGACTGgatacgaagtttaagaaaaaataaagacttttaaaatttatagtcttaaacaagtcaaaaaggggccagagtatttatgtggttataaaagtttctcattaagggtagaatcgtaagtttaaactaaattgttttcaaatttagaaattggtcatTCTTTTTAAAACGAACCAAAAATTAAATAGGTTCACGTAAACTAGAACGGAAGAAGTATTATTTAAAGTGAGCAttcgagttttttttttttatatataaaagatTTCTGCTTTTTCCTCTTTTAGCCAAATAGTTCGTGCACAACTGAACTGATGCAAGAAAGTTGAAAATTAATTTCAAACAACGATATGATATTATCTGTGACTTGCAAAATTTTGCACTTTATAGATAACCTTCTTTCAGACAATTAAACTCAAAAAGTTATGTTTCTTTATACTTTTTTTGGGGGAAGATTAAGACCCAAGCTATTTGGATACTGTTGGTCTGTGAACATTATGATTTGATGGCATATCATCAGATAATTTATTACGGACAAGACAGGAAGAGAAAAAATACAAGATCAATAAACTGAAATTTGAAAGGAAATGTTAGTTAGGTCATATGAATTATGATTTAAATGATATCATTGCTTAGTAGGAAAATGCATTAAGTGCTTGCTCAATGCCGTCGGCAGGAATCTGGTTGGTAGCCCTCATATATTTAGCCGAGGCGGACGTAGCCTTTTGGCTATAGATTCACCTGCAGAAATTAAAGACTTAATAAAATATTACATTTCAAATTAGAGGTATTCATGGTTCGATTTGGatcgatttttttttaaaaagaaacaaaatcaagtaagtcgatttttcaaatattagaaccaaatcaaatcaattaaGTTATTTTTTTATCGATTCAGTGAATGTCGGgttttcgattttttcgattatttatctattttttcttaaatatgagacatacactaccaaatacATATTCCGTCGACCACATTTTCAACataacactatcaaaccaattgctctttgagaaatctattatttaccaagatatattgatgataattgaaccgaatagtgatgaataatttaggactcaattaaaaataaattatttttaaaatgaaataaattcttgtacttagaaaaagaaaactaccaatcaaactagaatgtaaaggcaaagaactagaatattataataacaaagaactagactaaaagtgcaaactattATAATGTAGCATAAAACTTtagaaactttgtataaaagatacatatatataggtgtaatgataaattttaaatagctacttttatattctgtttggttcaatttttttcggttattttttaattaaaaccaaaactagaccaaatttggtcggtttttaaaattcaaagctaaaaccaaaccaaaccgaaaaGGTATCAATTttttagtcggtttggttcgatttttcgggtttttatgaataCCCCTATTTCAAATCATAAATTTAGTTGTACAATAAGTTCAGTGTATAGCTGAATCCATTCAGTTTAAATTCTAAATTCACCTTTTATAATtagttgaaataaaaaaaattatttaaaattatagTTAACATTTTACACTGATTTTAATAAGCCATTTGGTTTATTTATGCCGCTAAA
It encodes the following:
- the LOC107803523 gene encoding uncharacterized protein LOC107803523; amino-acid sequence: MGLTGVTFLVTLMLLTAVTIPANGCSPADQAALMNFKAALNEPYLGIFNTWTGTNCCQGWNGVSCDPNTQRVADIVLRGESEDPIYEKAGRSGYMTGSLSPSLCKLDGLTTLIVADWKGISSEIPACLTSLRNLRIVDLIGNKITGQIPANIGQLSKLAVLNLADNQISGSIPGSIVNLGKLMHLELSNNQISGEIPSDIGKLSMMSRALLNKNKLTGSIPNSISKLYRLADLDLSMNQITGSIPAQLGSMPVLSTLNLDSNQLSGSIPKNLLSSPGLNILNLSRNSLEGLLPDVFGSKTYFTHLDLSYNNLRGSIPKSLASAKYIGHLDLSYNHLCGPIPNGSPFDHLEASSFSNNDCLCGSPLRTC